One window of Desulfobacca acetoxidans DSM 11109 genomic DNA carries:
- a CDS encoding glucose-6-phosphate isomerase gives MRQHHMHKPDHSHKEKIDYAKMAITLDHNFSMAEFVGPENGLQEKDLENLTPRLEEIDQQIKTWRQEGTIGFFDLPYQEETAKKINKLAKKLKEWCWDLLVLGIGGSALGAKALHQALCHPSHNLFPPARRSYHSRLFVADNIDPDYLYGILDAVELRRTVVNVISKSGSTAETIAQFLFVYSLLKGRLGADKVRDRIVLTTDPEKGMLRHLVQNEGFPSLSVPPNVGGRFSVLAAVGLFPAAMVGVDIEELLEGARFMDQRLRSASISQNLAYRLAACYYLFLSQKARPIQVIMPYAAGLTGIADWFCQLWGESLGKKYALDGSIVHVGPTPVRAVGVTDQHSQLQLYMEGPPDKIITFLEVDKFQHTLAIPRLYPEMEGMHYLGGHSFAELLQAEKKATAFNLIKAGRPNLTLHLPEINPFTLGQLIYLFEVTVVVLGRLLNINPFDQPGVEGGKQTTYGLMGRQGFESQRQEVENAPPVLDKYVL, from the coding sequence ATGAGACAACACCACATGCACAAGCCTGATCATAGCCATAAAGAGAAAATAGATTACGCCAAGATGGCCATAACCTTAGACCATAATTTCTCTATGGCGGAATTTGTCGGACCTGAAAATGGCTTGCAGGAAAAAGACTTGGAAAACCTGACGCCTCGGTTGGAAGAGATCGATCAACAGATCAAGACCTGGCGGCAAGAGGGCACTATAGGTTTCTTCGACCTGCCCTACCAGGAAGAAACGGCCAAAAAGATTAATAAGCTGGCCAAGAAATTAAAGGAATGGTGCTGGGATCTGTTGGTTTTGGGCATAGGCGGATCTGCTCTCGGAGCCAAGGCCCTGCATCAGGCGCTGTGCCATCCGTCGCATAATTTATTTCCCCCTGCCCGCCGAAGTTACCACTCCCGCCTTTTCGTCGCCGACAACATTGATCCTGACTACCTCTACGGCATATTAGATGCTGTCGAGTTGCGGCGGACAGTAGTTAATGTTATATCCAAATCTGGCAGCACGGCCGAAACGATAGCCCAATTCTTGTTTGTTTATAGCCTATTAAAAGGACGCCTGGGGGCTGACAAGGTTCGGGACCGGATCGTCTTGACTACTGATCCGGAAAAAGGCATGTTGCGCCACTTGGTTCAGAATGAAGGCTTCCCAAGTCTCTCTGTGCCGCCCAATGTTGGCGGCAGGTTTTCGGTACTTGCCGCCGTCGGTCTCTTCCCGGCGGCAATGGTGGGCGTCGATATCGAAGAATTATTAGAGGGAGCCAGGTTCATGGATCAACGCCTGCGGTCGGCCTCCATATCTCAGAATCTGGCTTATCGTTTGGCAGCCTGCTACTATCTCTTCCTAAGCCAAAAGGCTCGGCCGATCCAGGTGATTATGCCGTATGCCGCCGGTCTCACCGGCATAGCAGATTGGTTCTGCCAACTCTGGGGAGAAAGCTTGGGGAAAAAATATGCTCTCGACGGCAGCATTGTCCACGTCGGTCCAACGCCGGTGCGGGCCGTGGGTGTTACCGATCAGCACTCCCAGCTACAGCTTTATATGGAAGGACCACCAGATAAAATCATCACTTTTTTAGAGGTAGACAAATTTCAACACACTTTGGCAATCCCTCGTTTGTATCCCGAGATGGAAGGCATGCATTACTTAGGAGGCCATTCTTTTGCCGAGCTGCTGCAGGCCGAAAAGAAGGCGACGGCCTTTAATCTGATAAAGGCGGGCCGGCCTAATCTGACGCTGCATCTTCCCGAGATCAACCCTTTCACTCTTGGACAATTAATCTACCTCTTTGAGGTGACCGTAGTCGTTCTGGGAAGACTTTTGAATATCAATCCCTTCGACCAGCCCGGGGTTGAGGGTGGCAAACAGACAACCTACGGTCTTATGGGGCGGCAGGGCTTTGAATCTCAACGCCAGGAAGTGGAAAACGCCCCTCCGGTTTTAGATAAGTATGTTCTCTAA
- a CDS encoding ATP-binding protein — protein MFRRLKIAWRPAQKDLETFRLVKFFTLTGFVVIVVFTVLLTLLVADRLQQMALKKSEDYASLLAANLNHQVFQQFVLPAAIRFQGRIQISDPEQYELLDTVVRNTIHGFHVQQVNIYDQRGDLAYSTDSIELGKNYLTVPEVKQSLDHGDSNIRLVVPKNILVSMLLGSKQDKYLKTFNPLRLESVEIKLTRELGPVIGVFEITQDISLDMAEIGKFQLMLIATLIVLMGLLFMVLRQIVKKAESILERRQEERKELQAQLELAERLAALGEMVAGVAHEIRNPLGIISSTAELLRKRLEANPSDGRLAQIIEEEVNRLNQTVTEFLDFARPREPNLQPTDIERILERGLEFLQPEIDRSQISLERHYQLNGQVLKADSELLYRAFLNIFINAIQAMPQGGRLIVATEPGPQNKGARIIIQDSGEGISSENVKKIFNPFFTTKDKGSGLGLSIVKGIVESHQGQIHIESNLNCGAKVIITLPELEA, from the coding sequence ATGTTCCGACGCCTTAAGATCGCCTGGCGGCCGGCCCAGAAAGACCTGGAAACCTTCCGGTTGGTAAAATTTTTTACCCTGACCGGCTTTGTAGTCATCGTGGTCTTCACCGTGCTGCTCACCCTGCTGGTGGCCGATCGTTTGCAGCAGATGGCCCTGAAGAAGAGCGAGGATTATGCCTCACTATTGGCTGCCAATCTTAATCATCAGGTTTTCCAGCAATTCGTTTTGCCGGCAGCAATCCGTTTTCAGGGTCGCATCCAAATCAGCGATCCGGAGCAATACGAATTGCTGGATACCGTAGTGCGCAATACTATCCATGGTTTTCATGTCCAGCAGGTAAACATCTATGACCAGAGGGGGGATTTGGCTTATAGCACCGATTCCATCGAGTTGGGCAAAAATTATCTGACGGTACCGGAGGTAAAACAGTCGCTCGATCATGGTGATAGCAATATCCGTCTAGTTGTTCCCAAAAATATTCTCGTCAGCATGCTTCTCGGCTCCAAGCAGGATAAATATCTCAAGACGTTCAACCCCCTGCGCCTGGAAAGCGTGGAGATCAAGCTGACCCGAGAATTGGGGCCGGTAATCGGGGTGTTTGAAATCACCCAGGATATTTCTCTGGATATGGCGGAAATCGGCAAATTTCAATTAATGCTGATCGCCACCCTGATCGTGCTTATGGGTCTGCTCTTCATGGTGCTCCGCCAGATTGTGAAAAAAGCCGAGTCCATTTTAGAACGGCGGCAGGAGGAGCGAAAAGAGCTTCAGGCACAGTTGGAACTGGCAGAACGATTGGCCGCCTTAGGGGAGATGGTCGCCGGGGTAGCGCATGAAATCCGTAATCCCTTGGGGATAATCAGCTCTACGGCGGAACTGCTGCGGAAAAGGCTGGAGGCCAACCCCAGTGACGGGCGGTTGGCTCAGATCATCGAAGAGGAGGTCAACCGCTTAAATCAAACGGTAACCGAATTTCTCGATTTTGCCAGACCGCGGGAGCCGAACCTGCAGCCAACCGATATTGAAAGGATACTCGAACGTGGACTGGAATTCCTTCAGCCGGAGATTGACCGCAGCCAGATTTCCCTGGAACGACACTACCAGCTCAACGGCCAGGTACTGAAGGCGGATTCGGAACTTCTGTATCGCGCCTTTCTCAACATCTTCATCAATGCCATTCAGGCCATGCCGCAGGGTGGCCGGCTCATTGTGGCGACAGAACCCGGTCCGCAGAACAAAGGCGCCCGGATAATCATCCAGGACTCTGGCGAGGGCATCTCCAGCGAAAATGTTAAGAAGATTTTCAACCCCTTTTTCACCACCAAAGACAAGGGCAGCGGTCTGGGTTTGTCCATTGTCAAAGGAATCGTGGAGAGCCACCAGGGTCAGATTCACATTGAGAGCAACCTCAACTGCGGAGCCAAAGTAATTATCACGCTGCCCGAGCTGGAGGCCTAA
- a CDS encoding sigma-54-dependent transcriptional regulator has protein sequence MDTILVVDDEKNYLLVMETLLAGAGYEVFTADSGETALELTRRNDLDLVVTDMKMPRMSGIELLEQLKQVYPDLPVIMMTAYGTVEKAVEAMKKGAFDYILKPFKNEEILLTIAKALELRHLLTENRRLRHDLEQRHRFDNIVGNSKAMQSIFAVVEKVAQTRATVLISGESGTGKELIARAIHHRSPRNQGPFISVNCGALTETLLESELFGHEKGAFTHAVAMRKGRFELAEGGTLFLDEVAEMSPGLQVKLLRVLQEMEFERVGGSRTIRVDVRVVAASNRDLKTEVGAGNFREDLFYRLNVVHLAIPPLRQRTDDIPLLVTHFMQKFARVNNRGDIRLDPEVMKILLRYPWPGNVRELENVIERAVILCSGDTITIADLPPNVAEAPETEFNIDLLVPQHIPLPEALDTIEQLMIRRALNQSGYVQVRAAELLGITKSLLQYKLKKYQITN, from the coding sequence ATGGACACAATCTTAGTTGTTGACGACGAAAAAAATTACCTGTTGGTCATGGAGACCCTGTTGGCCGGAGCCGGATATGAAGTCTTCACCGCTGACAGCGGCGAGACTGCCCTGGAACTGACCCGGCGCAATGACCTGGATTTAGTCGTTACTGATATGAAGATGCCCCGCATGAGCGGTATTGAGCTTCTCGAACAGCTCAAGCAGGTATATCCCGACCTGCCCGTCATCATGATGACCGCCTATGGCACCGTCGAAAAGGCGGTGGAGGCCATGAAGAAGGGCGCATTTGATTACATCTTGAAACCTTTTAAGAACGAAGAGATCTTATTAACCATCGCCAAGGCCCTGGAGCTGCGCCACCTCTTAACGGAAAACCGCCGACTCCGACACGATCTGGAGCAACGCCATCGTTTTGATAATATTGTGGGCAACAGTAAGGCCATGCAGAGTATCTTTGCGGTGGTGGAAAAAGTAGCCCAGACCCGGGCCACGGTGCTTATTTCCGGGGAGAGCGGTACCGGCAAAGAACTGATCGCCCGGGCCATCCATCACCGCAGTCCGAGGAATCAGGGTCCCTTTATCTCCGTCAACTGCGGAGCATTGACGGAAACCCTGCTCGAGAGCGAACTCTTCGGCCATGAAAAAGGAGCCTTCACCCATGCCGTAGCTATGCGTAAAGGCCGCTTCGAGCTGGCCGAAGGCGGCACCCTTTTCTTGGATGAAGTTGCTGAAATGTCTCCTGGTTTGCAGGTGAAACTGCTGCGCGTGCTGCAGGAGATGGAGTTCGAACGGGTAGGCGGCAGCCGCACCATCCGGGTTGATGTCAGGGTCGTGGCGGCCTCCAACCGCGACCTGAAGACCGAAGTGGGAGCAGGTAATTTTCGGGAAGACCTCTTTTATCGGCTTAATGTCGTCCACCTGGCCATTCCACCTCTGCGCCAGCGCACCGATGATATTCCGCTTCTCGTGACACATTTCATGCAAAAATTTGCCCGGGTAAACAACAGAGGCGATATCCGGCTGGACCCCGAAGTAATGAAGATCCTGTTGCGCTATCCTTGGCCAGGAAACGTCCGGGAATTGGAAAATGTGATAGAGCGGGCTGTGATTCTTTGCAGCGGCGATACCATCACTATTGCAGATTTGCCCCCCAACGTCGCCGAAGCCCCGGAAACCGAGTTTAATATTGACCTGTTAGTGCCCCAGCACATTCCTCTTCCTGAAGCTCTTGATACAATTGAACAATTAATGATCCGGCGAGCTCTCAACCAGTCCGGCTACGTGCAGGTGCGGGCGGCGGAGTTATTGGGCATTACAAAAAGCCTCCTGCAGTACAAGTTGAAAAAATACCAGATAACCAATTGA